Proteins encoded by one window of Emys orbicularis isolate rEmyOrb1 chromosome 15, rEmyOrb1.hap1, whole genome shotgun sequence:
- the COPS6 gene encoding COP9 signalosome complex subunit 6, producing MAAAAAAGASCSAAGSNGGSGAGGMEVDAAVLPTVMASGVTGSVSVALHPLVILNISDHWIRMRSQEGRPVQVIGALIGRQEGRNIEVMNSFELLSHTVEENIVIDKEYYYTKEEQFKQVFKDMEFLGWYTTGGPPDQSDIHVHKQVCEIIESPLFLKLNPMTKHTDLPVSVFESVIDIINGEATMLFAELTYTLATEEAERIGVDHVARMTATGSGENSTVAEHLIAQHSAIKMLHSRVKLILEYVKASEAGEVPFNHEILREAYALCHCLPVLSTNKFKTDFYDQCNDVGLMAYLGTITKTCNTMNQFVNKFNILYDRQGIGRRMRGLFF from the exons ATGGCGGCGGCGGCTGCGGCCGGTGCCTCTTGCTCGGCGGCGGGCAGCAACGGGGGCTCCGGGGCCGGCGGGATGGaagtggacgcggcag TGCTCCCCACCGTCATGGCGTCGGGCGTGACGGGCAGCGTCTCGGTGGCCCTGCACCCGCTGGTGATCCTCAACATCTCCGACCACTGGATCCGCATGCGCTCGCAGGAGGGGCGCCCCGTGCAAG TGATCGGGGCGCTGATCGGGCGGCAGGAGGGCCGGAACATCGAGGTGATGAACTCCTTCGAGCTGCTGTCCCACACGGTGGAGGAGAACATCGTCATCGACAAGGAGTACTACTACACCAAGGAGGAGCAGT TCAAACAGGTCTTCAAGGACATGGAGTTCCTGGGCTGGTACACGACCGGTGGCCCCCCGGACCAGTCTGACATCCACGTCCATAAACAG GTGTGCGAGATCATCGAGAGCCCCCTCTTCCTGAAGCTGAACCCCATGACCAAGCACACGGAT CTGCCGGTCAGTGTCTTTGAGTCGGTGATCGACATCATCAATGGAGAG GCCACCATGCTGTTCGCGGAGCTGACCTACACGCTGGCCACGGAGGAGGCGGAGCGCATTGGGGTCGACCACGTGGCCCGAATGACGGCGACCGGCAGCGGGGAGAACTCCACGG TGGCCGAGCACCTGATCGCCCAGCACAGCGCAATCAAGATGCTGCACAGTCGGGTGAAACTCATCCTGGAGTATGTCAAGGCCTCGGAGGCAG GCGAGGTGCCCTTCAACCACGAGATCCTGCGCGAGGCGTACGCCctctgccactgcctgcccgTCCTCAGCACCAACAAGTTCAAGACAGACTTCTACGAC caatgCAACGACGTGGGGCTCATGGCCTACCTGGGCACCATCACCAAAACCTGCAACACCATGAACCAGTTCGTCAACAAGTTCAACATCCTGTACGACCGGCAGGGCATCGGGCGCCGCATGCGCGGGCTCTTCTTCTGA
- the MCM7 gene encoding LOW QUALITY PROTEIN: DNA replication licensing factor MCM7 (The sequence of the model RefSeq protein was modified relative to this genomic sequence to represent the inferred CDS: deleted 1 base in 1 codon), whose protein sequence is MAPRDYAAEKEKVKRFFQEFCRDGELGKKDFPYRDQLVSLAHREQVALYVDLDEVAEEDPELVDAVCENAKRYVRLFADAVHELLPQHKEREVVHKDVLDVYIEHRLMLEQRGRDTGETHSPQNQYPPELLRRFELYFKAPSGSKARVIRHVKADCIGKLVTVRGIVTRVTEVKPMMVVATYSCDQCGAETYQPIQSPTFMPLIMCPSQECQTNRSGGRLYLQSRGSKFIKFQELKMQEHSDQVPVGHLPRSISVAVHGENTRLAQPGDHVSITGVFLPLLRAGFRQMAQGLISETYLEAHRIVKMNKSEEDELGSGELTEDELRQITDRL, encoded by the exons atgGCGCCCAGAGACTACGCCGCGGAGAAAG AGAAGGTGAAGCGCTTCTTCCAGGAATTCTGCCGGGATGGCGAGCTCGGCAAGAAGGATTTCCCGTATCGGGACCAGCTG gtgtcTCTGGCTCACCGGGAGCAGGTGGCCCTGTACGTTGACCTGGACGAGGTGGCCGAG GAGGACCCCGAGCTGGTGGACGCCGTGTGCGAGAACGCCAAGCGCTACGTCCGCCTCTTCGCCGACGCTGTGCACgagctgctgccccagcacaAGGAGCGGGAG GTGGTGCACAAGGACGTCCTAGATGTGTACATCGAGCACCGGCTGATGCTGGAGCAGCGCGGCCGGGACACGGGGGAGACGCACAGCCCCCAGAACCAGTACCCCCCGGAGCTGCTGCGTCGCTT CGAGCTGTACTTCAAGGCCCCGTCGGGCTCCAAGGCCCGGGTGATCCGGCACGTGAAGGCCGACTGCATCGGGAAGCTGGTCACCGTCCGCGGCATCGTCACCCGTGTCACCGAGGTCAAGCCCATGATGGTGGTGGCGACCTACAGCTGTGACCAGTGTGGAGCGGAGACCTACCAGCCG atccagTCCCCGACTTTCATGCCGCTGATCATGTGCCCGAGCCAGGAGTGCCAGACCAACCGCTCCGGGGGGCGTCTCTACCTGCAGAGTCGCGGCTCCAAGTTCATCAAGTTCCAGGAGCTGAAGATGCAGGAGCAT agcgACCAGGTGCCGGTAGGGCACCTCCCGCGCTCCATCAGTGTGGCTGTGCATGGCGAGAACACGCGGCTGGCCCAGCCTGGGGACCACGTCAGCATCACCGGcgtcttcctgcccctgctgagAGCTGGCTTTCGGCAGATGGCTCAG ggGCTGATCTCCGAGACCTACCTGGAGGCGCATCGCATCGTGAAGATGAACAAGAGCGAGGAGGACGAGCTGGGGTCAGGGGAGCTGACGGAGGACGAGCTGCGCCAGATCACAG atcgtttatga
- the AP4M1 gene encoding AP-4 complex subunit mu-1 isoform X2: MLSQIFILSSKGDRLVRKDFRGGGSTDLVDTFYRKITALPRDQAPVFMAHKGLHFVHVRHAGLYFVATTGHDVSPFTIIEFLNRLVTLIRDYCGSLSEKTVSLNFALIYELLDEMLDYGYVQTTAPDVLRNFIQTEPVLSKAFSLLDLGSVGLFGAETQQSKVAPSSAASRPVLPPHGDQGARNEVFLDVVERLTVVIAANGTPMKADIQGEIRLKSYLPSCSELRVGLTEEFCVGKSELRGYGTAVRADQCAFHSSVKLDEFESSRILKVTPSQGELPLMQYQLSDDIPCALPFHLFPTLERDPTGRLRVYLKLRCDLAPKSQALNVRVQLPVPKGVVSLSQELSSPGQSAELQPSIKAIRWVIPRVQGGSQLSALFKLEIPGLSSSSLLEVGPVNMSFELPMHTCSGLQIRFLRFTAPQAGLPHRWVRYVSHSDSYVIRL; this comes from the exons ATGTTGTCGCAGATTTTCATTCTCTCCTCCAAGGGAGACAGACTCGTCCGCAAGGACT TCCGCGGCGGGGGCAGCACCGATCTGGTGGACACTTTCTATAGGAAGATCACGGCCCTGCCCAGGGACCAGGCACCCGTCTTCATG GCGCACAAGGGGCTGCATTTCGTCCACGTGCGTCACGCCGGCCTCTACTTCGTGGCCACGACGGGGCACGATGTCTCCCCTTTCACCATCATCGAGTTCCTCAaccg GCTGGTGACGCTGATCCGCGATTACTGTGGCTCCCTCAGCGAGAAAACCGTCAGCCTCAACTTCGCGCTCATCTACGAGCTGCTGGATGAGATGctg GACTACGGCTACGTGCAGACCACGGCGCCGGACGTGCTGCGCAACTTCATCCAGACGGAGCCCGTGCTCAGCAAGGCCTTCAGCCTGCTGGACCTGGGCAGCGTCGGCCTG tttggagcagaGACGCAGCAAAGCAAAGTGGCTCCGAGCTCGGCCGCCAGCCGCCCCGTGCTGCCCCCCCACGGGGACCAG GGCGCCAGGAACGAGGTGTTTCTGGACGTGGTGGAGAGGCTGACGGTCGTCATCGCGGCCAAC GGCACCCCCATGAAGGCCGACATCCAGGGAGAAATCCGCCTCAAGAGCTATCTGCCTAGCTGCTCCG AGCTGCGCGTCGGGCTGACGGAGGAGTTCTGCGTGGGGAAGTCAGAGCTGCGAG gcTACGGCACCGCCGTCCGCGCCGACCAATGCGCCTTCCACAGCTCCGTGAAGCTGGACGAGTTCGAGAGCAGCCGCATCCTGAAGGTCACCCCCAGCCAAGGGGAG ctgccGTTGATGCAGTACCAGCTGTCAGACGACATCCCCTGCGCCCTGcccttccacctcttccccacgcTGGAGCGGGACCCCACGGGCAG GCTCCGCGTCTACCTCAAGCTCCGCTGTGACCTGGCTCCCAAAAG CCAGGCCCTGAACGTGCGAGTCCAGCTGCCGGTGCCGAAGGGGGTCGTCAG cctgtcCCAGGAGCTGAGCAGCCCGGGGCAGAGCGCCGAGCTGCAGCCCAGCATCAAGGCCATTCGCTGGGTGATCCCGCGCGTCCAGGGGGGCTCCCAGCTCTCCGCCCTATTCAAG CTGGAGATCCCAGGGCTGAGCAGCTCCTCGCTGCTGGAAGTGGGGCCGGTGAACATGTCCTTCGAGCTGCCCATGCACACCTGCTCCGGCCTGCAGATCCGCTTCCTGCGTTTCACGGCCCCACAGGCCGGGCTGCCCCACCGCTGGGTGCGCTACGTGTCCCACAGCGACTCCTACGTCATCCGCCTCTGA
- the AP4M1 gene encoding AP-4 complex subunit mu-1 isoform X1 has protein sequence MLSQIFILSSKGDRLVRKDFRGGGSTDLVDTFYRKITALPRDQAPVFMVPGRGERPHNGGLHFVHVRHAGLYFVATTGHDVSPFTIIEFLNRLVTLIRDYCGSLSEKTVSLNFALIYELLDEMLDYGYVQTTAPDVLRNFIQTEPVLSKAFSLLDLGSVGLFGAETQQSKVAPSSAASRPVLPPHGDQGARNEVFLDVVERLTVVIAANGTPMKADIQGEIRLKSYLPSCSELRVGLTEEFCVGKSELRGYGTAVRADQCAFHSSVKLDEFESSRILKVTPSQGELPLMQYQLSDDIPCALPFHLFPTLERDPTGRLRVYLKLRCDLAPKSQALNVRVQLPVPKGVVSLSQELSSPGQSAELQPSIKAIRWVIPRVQGGSQLSALFKLEIPGLSSSSLLEVGPVNMSFELPMHTCSGLQIRFLRFTAPQAGLPHRWVRYVSHSDSYVIRL, from the exons ATGTTGTCGCAGATTTTCATTCTCTCCTCCAAGGGAGACAGACTCGTCCGCAAGGACT TCCGCGGCGGGGGCAGCACCGATCTGGTGGACACTTTCTATAGGAAGATCACGGCCCTGCCCAGGGACCAGGCACCCGTCTTCATGGTACCGGGGCGGGGGGAACGGCCCCACAATGGG GGGCTGCATTTCGTCCACGTGCGTCACGCCGGCCTCTACTTCGTGGCCACGACGGGGCACGATGTCTCCCCTTTCACCATCATCGAGTTCCTCAaccg GCTGGTGACGCTGATCCGCGATTACTGTGGCTCCCTCAGCGAGAAAACCGTCAGCCTCAACTTCGCGCTCATCTACGAGCTGCTGGATGAGATGctg GACTACGGCTACGTGCAGACCACGGCGCCGGACGTGCTGCGCAACTTCATCCAGACGGAGCCCGTGCTCAGCAAGGCCTTCAGCCTGCTGGACCTGGGCAGCGTCGGCCTG tttggagcagaGACGCAGCAAAGCAAAGTGGCTCCGAGCTCGGCCGCCAGCCGCCCCGTGCTGCCCCCCCACGGGGACCAG GGCGCCAGGAACGAGGTGTTTCTGGACGTGGTGGAGAGGCTGACGGTCGTCATCGCGGCCAAC GGCACCCCCATGAAGGCCGACATCCAGGGAGAAATCCGCCTCAAGAGCTATCTGCCTAGCTGCTCCG AGCTGCGCGTCGGGCTGACGGAGGAGTTCTGCGTGGGGAAGTCAGAGCTGCGAG gcTACGGCACCGCCGTCCGCGCCGACCAATGCGCCTTCCACAGCTCCGTGAAGCTGGACGAGTTCGAGAGCAGCCGCATCCTGAAGGTCACCCCCAGCCAAGGGGAG ctgccGTTGATGCAGTACCAGCTGTCAGACGACATCCCCTGCGCCCTGcccttccacctcttccccacgcTGGAGCGGGACCCCACGGGCAG GCTCCGCGTCTACCTCAAGCTCCGCTGTGACCTGGCTCCCAAAAG CCAGGCCCTGAACGTGCGAGTCCAGCTGCCGGTGCCGAAGGGGGTCGTCAG cctgtcCCAGGAGCTGAGCAGCCCGGGGCAGAGCGCCGAGCTGCAGCCCAGCATCAAGGCCATTCGCTGGGTGATCCCGCGCGTCCAGGGGGGCTCCCAGCTCTCCGCCCTATTCAAG CTGGAGATCCCAGGGCTGAGCAGCTCCTCGCTGCTGGAAGTGGGGCCGGTGAACATGTCCTTCGAGCTGCCCATGCACACCTGCTCCGGCCTGCAGATCCGCTTCCTGCGTTTCACGGCCCCACAGGCCGGGCTGCCCCACCGCTGGGTGCGCTACGTGTCCCACAGCGACTCCTACGTCATCCGCCTCTGA